Proteins encoded together in one Catellatospora citrea window:
- the rarD gene encoding EamA family transporter RarD, with translation MSQLRLGYLYGFGAYALWGFFPAYFKLLKPAGPVEVLAHRIAWSALFMVLVLTAVRRWRQIAALLRKPATVGGIALAAVFIGVNWGTYIYGVNVDRVVETSLGYFINPLVVIVLGVLVLGERLRPAQWAAVGVGTFAVLVLAVDYGHPPWIALILAISFALYGLTKKRLALPPADGLFVESAVLTLPALAVLGWLAFSGDLTFGHVSTGHTLLLAAAGVITAIPLLMFAGAANRIPLTGLGMLQYVAPTLQLALGVFAFHEPMPPARLFGFGLVWLALAVFTWDGLRNARRNRLALATGDATPLAATTRA, from the coding sequence GTGAGTCAGCTTCGCCTCGGCTACCTGTACGGGTTCGGCGCCTACGCTCTGTGGGGCTTCTTCCCGGCGTACTTCAAGCTGCTGAAACCCGCCGGCCCGGTCGAGGTGCTCGCGCACCGGATCGCGTGGTCGGCCCTGTTCATGGTCCTCGTGCTCACCGCGGTGCGCCGCTGGCGGCAGATCGCGGCACTGCTGCGCAAGCCCGCCACCGTCGGCGGCATCGCGCTGGCCGCCGTCTTCATCGGCGTCAACTGGGGCACCTACATCTACGGCGTGAACGTGGACCGGGTGGTGGAGACGTCCCTCGGCTACTTCATCAACCCGCTGGTCGTCATCGTGCTCGGCGTGCTCGTGCTGGGCGAGCGGCTGCGCCCCGCGCAGTGGGCCGCGGTGGGCGTCGGCACGTTCGCGGTGCTGGTGCTGGCCGTCGACTACGGCCACCCGCCGTGGATCGCGCTGATCCTCGCGATCAGCTTCGCGCTGTACGGGCTGACCAAGAAGCGCCTGGCCCTGCCGCCCGCCGACGGCCTGTTCGTCGAGTCCGCGGTGCTGACCCTGCCCGCGCTGGCGGTGCTCGGCTGGCTCGCCTTCTCCGGCGACCTGACGTTCGGCCACGTGAGCACCGGCCACACCCTGCTGCTGGCCGCCGCGGGCGTGATCACCGCCATCCCGCTGCTGATGTTCGCCGGAGCCGCCAACCGCATCCCGCTGACCGGCCTCGGCATGCTGCAGTACGTCGCCCCGACCCTGCAGCTGGCGCTGGGCGTCTTCGCCTTCCACGAGCCGATGCCACCGGCCCGCCTGTTCGGCTTCGGCCTGGTCTGGCTCGCCCTGGCCGTGTTCACCTGGGACGGCCTGCGCAACGCCCGCCGCAACCGCCTCGCCCTCGCCACCGGCGACGCCACCCCCCTCGCGGCCACCACCCGCGCCTGA
- a CDS encoding type VII secretion protein EccE, whose amino-acid sequence MTVDTVTGPTAHTADAAAAPAAHPRPARRFLGLGSGQIVAVQLALVLLVAAAQAGVGYLLPAVPVAAALIVLAWGRWRGRWLSEWTAVYLRYRGRRRRIEPTGDAAELLAAAAPGSRLSTLDIEGVSCAAVADAEGMCVLLELGDQAVMPARAWHPLPSPAALLPAPGADTPPVRLQLLLHANAANGSSPAASSYRQLSGGRLLANERAVLAVRVRRAEGWQEADLQRALTGAVRKVRAKLGDVPHRLLGDVAALRTLAEAAGHDGAAPAQEGWSALHIGGLYASSYAVERWPTPHPDPAHALLPRLLRLPATTVSVSLTAGPWADGGATVQAELTVRLTAPDHNSLGNAGTALRQLLATEHAHARRLDGQQFDGLIATLPLAGPGPAELATGGGGGVNRRPAAVAALATPYGGSGLMIGVNRHSEPVSFRLFRPEATRAVLIGGVAVAQIVAVRAMALGAYVLVQTTRPWAWEPFSRGLGSGAPLAVMAPGPVNVPPGTPLRPLLSIVDAGPVAADRTPGTPWHSTLVVRDDLSPVDVDVLGRADLALLQPLQPAEAAVAVSVLGLSRDQEAWLSRAQPGMIGVVHRRSVRWAALSTTGYEQQLINATQQNGR is encoded by the coding sequence ATGACGGTCGACACGGTTACCGGGCCGACGGCGCACACCGCCGACGCAGCGGCCGCACCGGCGGCGCATCCGCGTCCGGCCAGGCGTTTCCTCGGCCTCGGCAGCGGCCAGATCGTCGCGGTGCAACTGGCCCTGGTGCTGCTGGTGGCCGCCGCGCAGGCGGGGGTCGGCTACCTGCTGCCCGCCGTGCCGGTGGCGGCCGCGCTCATCGTGCTGGCCTGGGGCCGCTGGCGGGGCCGTTGGCTGTCCGAGTGGACCGCCGTCTACCTGCGCTACCGCGGCCGCCGCCGCCGGATCGAGCCGACCGGCGACGCCGCCGAACTGCTGGCCGCCGCCGCCCCGGGCAGCCGTCTGTCCACCCTGGACATCGAGGGTGTGTCCTGCGCCGCGGTCGCCGACGCCGAGGGCATGTGCGTGCTGCTGGAACTCGGCGACCAGGCGGTGATGCCGGCCCGCGCCTGGCACCCGCTGCCCTCGCCGGCCGCGCTGCTGCCCGCGCCCGGCGCGGACACCCCGCCGGTGCGGCTGCAGCTGCTGCTGCACGCGAACGCCGCCAACGGCTCGTCGCCCGCGGCGTCGTCCTACCGCCAGCTGTCCGGCGGGCGCCTGCTGGCCAACGAGCGCGCCGTGCTCGCGGTGCGGGTGCGCCGGGCCGAGGGCTGGCAGGAGGCCGACCTGCAGCGCGCGCTGACCGGCGCGGTGCGCAAGGTCCGCGCGAAGCTGGGCGACGTCCCGCACCGGCTGCTCGGCGACGTCGCGGCACTGCGGACGCTGGCCGAGGCCGCCGGACACGACGGCGCGGCCCCCGCCCAGGAGGGCTGGTCCGCGCTGCACATCGGTGGGCTCTACGCCAGCTCGTACGCGGTGGAGCGCTGGCCGACGCCGCACCCCGACCCCGCCCACGCGCTGCTGCCGCGCCTGCTCCGACTGCCGGCCACCACGGTGTCGGTGTCGCTGACCGCGGGCCCCTGGGCCGACGGCGGCGCGACCGTGCAGGCCGAGCTGACCGTGCGGCTCACCGCACCCGACCACAACTCGCTCGGCAACGCGGGCACGGCCCTGCGCCAGCTGCTGGCCACCGAGCACGCCCACGCCCGCCGCCTGGACGGGCAGCAGTTCGACGGCCTGATCGCCACGCTGCCGCTGGCCGGACCCGGCCCCGCCGAACTCGCCACGGGCGGGGGCGGCGGCGTCAACCGGCGACCGGCCGCGGTCGCCGCGCTGGCCACGCCGTACGGCGGCAGCGGGCTCATGATCGGGGTCAACCGGCACAGCGAGCCGGTCTCCTTCCGGCTGTTCCGCCCGGAGGCCACCCGGGCCGTCCTGATCGGCGGCGTCGCGGTGGCCCAGATCGTGGCCGTGCGGGCCATGGCCCTGGGGGCGTACGTGCTGGTCCAGACGACCCGCCCGTGGGCGTGGGAGCCGTTCAGCCGCGGGCTGGGCTCCGGCGCGCCGCTGGCCGTGATGGCGCCGGGCCCGGTCAACGTGCCGCCCGGCACGCCGCTGCGCCCGCTGCTCAGCATCGTCGACGCGGGCCCGGTCGCCGCCGACCGCACGCCGGGCACGCCCTGGCACAGCACCCTGGTGGTGCGCGACGACCTGTCCCCCGTGGACGTCGACGTGCTCGGCCGCGCCGACCTCGCGCTGCTGCAGCCGCTGCAGCCGGCCGAGGCCGCGGTCGCGGTGTCCGTGCTGGGGCTGAGCCGCGACCAGGAGGCGTGGCTGTCCCGCGCCCAGCCCGGCATGATCGGCGTGGTGCACCGCCGCTCGGTGCGCTGGGCGGCGCTGAGCACCACCGGCTACGAGCAGCAGCTGATCAACGCGACCCAGCAGAACGGACGCTGA
- a CDS encoding WXG100 family type VII secretion target has translation MAETASEAAIMASTAGKFDSANDDLQTMLSRLLSELEMLQTSWVGRAGSSFEQVKIAWSQDQKALHQALAETSKAIRTAGQEYSRADEEQAGRVASKNTGGVSLNL, from the coding sequence ATGGCGGAAACCGCCTCCGAAGCCGCGATCATGGCCTCGACCGCAGGCAAGTTCGACTCGGCCAACGACGACCTGCAGACCATGCTCAGCCGCTTGCTGAGCGAGCTGGAGATGCTGCAGACCAGTTGGGTGGGTCGCGCGGGCAGCTCCTTCGAGCAGGTCAAGATTGCCTGGTCGCAGGACCAGAAGGCATTGCACCAGGCGCTCGCTGAGACGTCGAAAGCGATCCGCACGGCCGGCCAGGAATACAGCCGCGCCGACGAGGAGCAGGCAGGCCGGGTGGCCTCCAAGAACACCGGCGGCGTCTCGCTGAACCTGTGA
- the eccB gene encoding type VII secretion protein EccB — translation MPSRQDQLHSYQFTVQRVVSALVMRDTDPAQAPFRRAAGATLASILLAVVIAAGYGVYGVFSNRGDTGWKADGTVIIEEDSGAHFVYRDGKLHPALNLTSALLASGAAQPKVTTVARKSLVDVPRGLTVGLVDLPDSLPDPDALLGLPWSVCSATAAGKPASVLVVGDTVLAGKGRVMGGDDALFVRAGEAIYLLWHGRLYNADADEYADLAGGAQPVAVPAAFVNGMPQGQPLDEPRIGDPGATSSVKELKNGQVIKIKGLDGKSLQYAVVRADGLAMITPVQAALLLGRYRQQHGIGREIEIDQTELAEYDNSPDSLVPDAGDPRQPPANMPTIATYGQGALCAVVRDDAGTTEVRAEVPLDLAGRIATVGRSAEGGSYADYVLVPSGRGAIVAAGTTLSLVTDQGVRYDAARPDVLPMLGYKDPVPLRLPSSLVDLLPPGPGLDPQTASAQLALG, via the coding sequence ATGCCGTCGAGACAGGACCAACTGCACTCGTACCAGTTCACGGTGCAGCGTGTGGTCTCGGCGCTGGTGATGCGCGACACCGATCCGGCGCAGGCGCCGTTTCGCCGCGCCGCCGGCGCCACCCTCGCCAGCATCCTGCTGGCCGTGGTCATCGCGGCCGGATACGGGGTGTACGGCGTGTTCAGCAACCGCGGTGACACCGGCTGGAAAGCCGACGGCACGGTCATCATCGAGGAGGATTCGGGCGCGCACTTCGTGTACCGCGACGGAAAGCTGCACCCGGCGCTGAACCTGACCTCGGCGCTGCTGGCCTCCGGCGCGGCGCAGCCGAAGGTGACGACGGTGGCCCGCAAGTCGCTTGTGGACGTGCCGCGCGGGCTCACCGTCGGTCTGGTGGACCTGCCCGACTCGCTGCCCGACCCGGATGCCCTGCTCGGGCTGCCGTGGTCGGTCTGCTCGGCGACCGCGGCGGGCAAGCCGGCCTCGGTGCTGGTGGTGGGCGACACGGTGCTCGCCGGCAAGGGCCGGGTGATGGGCGGCGACGACGCGCTGTTCGTGCGCGCCGGTGAGGCGATCTACCTGCTCTGGCACGGCCGGCTCTACAACGCCGACGCCGACGAGTACGCCGACCTGGCCGGCGGCGCGCAGCCGGTGGCCGTGCCGGCCGCGTTCGTCAACGGCATGCCGCAGGGGCAGCCGCTGGACGAGCCGCGGATCGGCGACCCGGGCGCGACCTCCTCGGTCAAGGAGCTCAAGAACGGCCAGGTCATCAAGATCAAGGGACTGGACGGCAAGTCGCTGCAGTACGCGGTCGTCCGCGCGGACGGCCTGGCGATGATCACGCCGGTGCAGGCCGCGCTGCTGCTCGGACGCTACCGCCAGCAGCACGGCATCGGCCGGGAGATCGAGATCGACCAGACCGAGCTGGCCGAGTACGACAACTCGCCCGACAGCCTCGTCCCGGACGCCGGCGACCCGCGGCAGCCACCGGCGAACATGCCGACCATCGCCACCTACGGCCAGGGCGCGCTGTGCGCGGTGGTCCGCGACGACGCGGGCACCACCGAGGTGCGCGCCGAGGTGCCGCTGGACCTGGCCGGACGCATCGCGACCGTGGGCCGCAGCGCCGAGGGCGGCTCGTACGCCGACTACGTGCTGGTGCCCTCCGGCCGGGGCGCGATCGTGGCCGCGGGCACGACGTTGAGCCTGGTCACCGACCAGGGCGTGCGCTACGACGCGGCCCGGCCCGACGTGCTGCCGATGCTCGGCTACAAGGATCCGGTCCCGCTGCGGCTGCCCTCGTCGCTGGTCGACCTGCTCCCGCCGGGACCCGGCCTCGACCCGCAGACGGCGTCCGCGCAGCTGGCCCTCGGCTGA
- the mycP gene encoding type VII secretion-associated serine protease mycosin yields the protein MHRSRPTVAFAARTVTFSVVFGFGVVGIATAPAAAAAPCPSVDRTVKDVITAKPWPQQRWDLSALPRGIDGSGVVVAVLDSGVDREHPQLRGQVVAGRDMLPGGGTDGRQDCVGHGTGVASVIAAKPVAGVEFRGIAPGVQILPIRVSEQLGGQENSSSARQADVKDMATAVRYAVDQGADVINLSLSYGDTAPNKLNEFRDAIRDAVAHDVVVIAAVGNAKQKGNPTPYPASWDNVFGVGAIDEAGQRLQASQTGPYVDLVAPGDQVTVARPGHGHGKESGTSFAAPMVAATAALVRQAYPALTESQVRQRLQATADPAPGGRRSDDYGVGILNPVRAVTDVLDGAARVTPAALAPRAADPAAEAAADRAAQQRSQARWLAGIGVILAGLVLALAVALPNGIRRRWRAAGS from the coding sequence ATGCACCGCAGCCGGCCGACGGTCGCCTTCGCGGCCCGCACGGTGACGTTCAGCGTGGTGTTCGGCTTCGGTGTCGTCGGGATCGCGACAGCGCCCGCCGCCGCGGCGGCTCCGTGCCCGAGCGTCGACCGCACGGTGAAGGACGTGATCACGGCCAAGCCGTGGCCGCAGCAGCGCTGGGACCTGTCCGCACTGCCCCGCGGCATCGACGGGTCGGGCGTGGTCGTGGCGGTGCTCGACTCGGGGGTCGACAGGGAGCACCCGCAACTGCGCGGCCAGGTCGTAGCCGGCCGGGACATGCTGCCCGGCGGCGGCACCGACGGCCGGCAGGACTGCGTCGGCCACGGCACCGGCGTGGCCAGCGTCATCGCCGCTAAGCCGGTGGCCGGGGTGGAGTTCCGTGGCATCGCCCCGGGGGTGCAGATCCTGCCGATCCGGGTGAGCGAGCAGCTCGGCGGTCAGGAGAACTCGAGCAGCGCCCGCCAGGCCGACGTGAAGGACATGGCCACCGCGGTGCGATACGCGGTGGACCAGGGCGCCGACGTGATCAACCTGTCGCTGAGCTACGGCGACACCGCCCCGAACAAGCTGAACGAGTTCCGCGACGCGATCCGCGACGCCGTCGCGCACGACGTGGTCGTGATCGCGGCGGTCGGCAACGCCAAGCAGAAGGGCAACCCGACGCCGTATCCGGCCTCCTGGGACAACGTGTTCGGGGTCGGCGCGATCGACGAGGCGGGACAGCGGCTGCAGGCCTCGCAGACGGGCCCTTACGTGGACCTCGTCGCCCCCGGCGACCAGGTGACCGTGGCGCGCCCCGGGCACGGGCACGGCAAGGAGAGCGGCACCAGCTTCGCCGCCCCGATGGTCGCCGCCACGGCGGCGCTGGTCCGCCAGGCGTACCCGGCCCTCACCGAGTCGCAGGTGCGGCAGCGGCTGCAGGCCACGGCCGATCCGGCGCCGGGCGGCCGCCGCAGCGACGACTACGGCGTCGGCATCCTCAACCCGGTGCGTGCGGTGACCGATGTGCTCGACGGCGCCGCCCGGGTCACCCCGGCCGCGCTCGCGCCGCGGGCCGCCGACCCGGCCGCCGAGGCCGCCGCCGACCGGGCCGCGCAGCAACGCTCGCAGGCGCGGTGGCTGGCGGGCATCGGAGTGATCCTGGCCGGCCTGGTGCTCGCGCTGGCCGTGGCGCTGCCCAACGGCATCCGCCGCCGCTGGCGGGCGGCCGGGAGCTGA
- a CDS encoding WXG100 family type VII secretion target: MSNGERLVVNFASLHEASGHIQTALGKLETTLSQLESDAGPMVSTWSGAAQTAYHERQAKWRKAADELSVMLRDIKGAVDEAAVQFKDAEDRNTRLFH; this comes from the coding sequence ATGAGCAACGGCGAGAGGCTCGTCGTCAACTTCGCCTCGCTGCACGAGGCGAGCGGGCACATTCAGACGGCGCTGGGCAAGCTGGAGACCACGCTGAGCCAGCTGGAGAGCGACGCCGGACCGATGGTGTCCACGTGGAGCGGCGCCGCGCAGACGGCCTACCACGAGCGCCAGGCCAAGTGGCGCAAGGCCGCGGACGAGCTGTCCGTGATGCTGCGCGACATCAAGGGCGCGGTCGACGAGGCCGCCGTCCAGTTCAAGGACGCCGAGGACCGCAACACCCGGCTGTTCCACTGA
- a CDS encoding SseB family protein, translating to MGWEPATDTEIALRDALRAGDQELYFRILGRSELLLPIAGDAAAARGPAGWGTWTAENRTHVLAFTSSAALRACLAEHAGPARRVPFQELASSWPNHEWWLAVDPGLPIEGYLPAWFVTQLVRGDVRIPGPPAVARGRLERLEALERAKAARTAPPPVQPRGPQPSAYDAHADEDLILDAEVIDVEEVRPVAAPQVYTPLALESPAVSPVTTPPPATVPTTQPGGRFFPADPAFSAEPISPAAAAHQPTPPAFVPPPEPAPAVRPGEGSLFEPVSTSPPAAVPASTEPAGRTVPAEGSLFEPVSPAPAAPAGRPGEGSLFEPVATPSTAAVQPAAEPAPVARTGEGSLFEPVSAAVTMPDVPVPVPPVREPGPRHERPSGPEDDFTPSNSVEEQLLEAADAGNTDAFLSTLLLATVLVPVPRGSSAPRPGEPGYTWQPRDIDGEPHIVCYTSTQTMPEPVEAVPVRFVKLIAAWPDPAWSFAVNPGTAVGASLPGDQLLELARWATEMGLGGDEGESAVTAPTAGAAPPPARRDPEITEMQKVIAPSQIGYYLDRGYDRVSGFVHRAREVGHLRGPQALRSALGLSWTGSPFTADDKEIYVLRWPAYRPSLYRIPYGGQHEVAMKAMEGWVIERAPFRGNGFAPGDSTEIIAEFKVDSARLPHGARLLRVDADGKEEMVAVLDADGPRWLRTDGGEE from the coding sequence ATGGGTTGGGAGCCGGCCACCGATACCGAGATCGCGCTGCGTGACGCCCTGCGCGCAGGGGATCAGGAGCTTTACTTCCGCATCCTCGGCCGTTCGGAGTTGCTGCTGCCGATCGCCGGCGACGCGGCAGCGGCCCGCGGGCCCGCGGGCTGGGGCACCTGGACCGCGGAGAACCGCACCCACGTGCTGGCCTTCACCTCGTCCGCGGCGCTGCGCGCCTGCCTGGCCGAGCACGCCGGTCCGGCCCGGCGTGTGCCGTTCCAGGAGCTGGCCTCCTCGTGGCCCAACCACGAGTGGTGGCTGGCGGTGGACCCGGGCCTGCCGATCGAGGGATACCTGCCGGCCTGGTTCGTCACCCAGCTGGTCCGCGGCGACGTGCGCATTCCCGGCCCGCCCGCGGTCGCCCGCGGCAGGCTCGAACGGCTCGAAGCGCTCGAGCGCGCCAAGGCGGCCAGGACCGCGCCGCCGCCGGTGCAGCCGCGCGGGCCGCAGCCGTCCGCCTACGACGCGCACGCCGACGAAGACCTGATCCTCGACGCCGAGGTGATCGACGTCGAGGAGGTGCGGCCGGTGGCCGCGCCGCAGGTGTACACCCCGCTGGCGCTCGAGTCGCCCGCCGTGTCGCCGGTGACGACGCCGCCGCCCGCCACGGTGCCGACCACGCAGCCCGGCGGCCGGTTCTTCCCGGCCGACCCGGCGTTCTCCGCCGAGCCGATCTCGCCGGCTGCCGCAGCACACCAGCCCACCCCGCCGGCCTTCGTGCCGCCGCCCGAGCCCGCGCCCGCCGTGCGGCCCGGTGAGGGATCGCTGTTCGAGCCGGTCTCCACGTCCCCGCCGGCCGCCGTGCCCGCCTCGACCGAGCCTGCCGGCCGGACCGTGCCGGCCGAGGGTTCGCTGTTCGAGCCGGTGTCCCCGGCACCCGCCGCGCCCGCCGGACGCCCGGGTGAGGGGTCGCTGTTCGAGCCGGTCGCCACGCCGTCGACCGCCGCGGTGCAGCCCGCCGCCGAGCCCGCCCCGGTCGCCCGGACCGGCGAGGGATCGCTGTTCGAGCCCGTGTCCGCGGCGGTGACGATGCCCGACGTGCCTGTGCCCGTGCCGCCGGTCCGGGAGCCGGGGCCGCGGCACGAGCGGCCGAGCGGGCCCGAGGACGACTTCACCCCGTCGAACTCCGTCGAGGAGCAACTGCTCGAAGCGGCCGACGCGGGCAACACCGACGCCTTCCTGTCCACCCTGCTGCTCGCGACGGTGCTGGTGCCGGTGCCGCGCGGATCGAGCGCGCCCAGGCCGGGCGAGCCCGGATACACCTGGCAGCCGCGCGACATCGACGGCGAGCCGCACATCGTGTGCTACACGTCCACGCAGACGATGCCCGAACCGGTCGAGGCGGTGCCGGTGCGCTTCGTCAAGCTGATCGCGGCCTGGCCCGACCCGGCGTGGTCGTTCGCGGTCAACCCGGGCACCGCGGTCGGCGCCAGCCTGCCCGGTGACCAGCTGCTGGAGCTGGCCCGCTGGGCGACCGAGATGGGCCTCGGCGGCGACGAGGGCGAATCGGCCGTGACCGCGCCGACGGCGGGCGCCGCGCCGCCGCCGGCCCGCCGCGATCCGGAGATCACCGAGATGCAGAAGGTGATCGCGCCCAGCCAGATCGGCTACTACCTCGACCGGGGTTACGACCGGGTCTCCGGGTTCGTGCACCGCGCCCGCGAGGTGGGCCACCTGCGCGGCCCCCAGGCGCTGCGCAGCGCGCTCGGGCTCAGCTGGACGGGTTCCCCGTTCACGGCGGACGACAAGGAGATCTACGTGCTGCGCTGGCCGGCCTACCGGCCCAGCCTGTACCGGATCCCCTACGGCGGGCAGCACGAGGTGGCGATGAAGGCCATGGAGGGCTGGGTCATCGAGCGTGCCCCCTTCCGCGGCAACGGCTTCGCACCCGGCGACAGCACCGAGATCATCGCCGAGTTCAAGGTGGACAGCGCCCGGCTGCCGCACGGCGCGCGGCTGCTGCGGGTGGACGCCGACGGCAAAGAGGAGATGGTCGCGGTGCTCGACGCCGACGGGCCGCGCTGGCTGCGCACCGACGGGGGCGAAGAGTGA
- a CDS encoding phage holin family protein, with product MGILLRLAASAAAVWVATMLVPGISVTAETVLGTIGTFVAIAVIFGLCNAFIRPIVKMVGCGLYIFTLGLIALVVNGALFMLTSFIAGLLDVPFHVDNFWPAAILGALVVGLTSWALNWFIED from the coding sequence ATGGGAATTCTCCTCCGTCTGGCCGCCAGCGCCGCCGCCGTCTGGGTGGCGACCATGCTCGTTCCGGGCATCAGCGTGACGGCCGAGACCGTCCTCGGCACGATCGGCACGTTCGTCGCGATCGCCGTCATCTTCGGACTCTGCAACGCGTTCATCCGCCCGATCGTCAAGATGGTCGGCTGCGGGCTGTACATCTTCACCCTCGGCCTGATCGCGCTGGTCGTCAACGGCGCGCTGTTCATGCTGACCAGCTTCATCGCCGGCCTGCTGGACGTGCCGTTCCACGTCGACAACTTCTGGCCCGCCGCCATCCTCGGCGCGCTCGTCGTCGGTCTCACCAGCTGGGCACTGAACTGGTTCATCGAGGACTGA
- a CDS encoding PhoX family protein, whose product MNESRRRLPLLGGDGHSGGSRSSMTCLYRCGNACDHPAPNTSPNAYFGDVVQAEVSRRGMLKAGSAGAIALGFAGAVAGATVAAPAFAEGGEAGAAEEFSVDALTRTGKPTALTFSPIPPNTLDNLVVPNGYDHNVIIRWGDEVVPGAADFNPAKQTAATQAKQFGYNNDFVAVLPLGRGGDRALLVCNHEYTNEELMFPGFTGLDALTADQIQATIAAHGMSVVELERVGRTGQWVVVGKGRRPYNRRITGLSTVFAMTGPAAGSALLKTAADPSGRKVIGTFNNCAGGVTPWGTVLSGEENWNQYFVGGDGAPAENKASLNRYGVSTTARYPSGSRKWDRVDARFDLTATPNEIHRHGWIVEVDPFDPGSTPRKHTALGRFKHEGANVIVADNGHVVAYMGDDERHDYMYKFVSHKKFTRGNSYWARKQNMSLLESGDLYVARLGYTSAAEIDGTGKLPSDGAFNGTGVWIPLVKDNKSMVPGWTVEQILVHTRLAADVVNPTKMDRPEDVEPNPVTGKIYAALTNNTARGTTGGRNAPADEANPRNGNKHGHIFEITEDGGNHAGTTFTWAVPIVCGDPADPSTYFMGYDKTKVSPISCPDNLAFDGAGNLWISTDGNALLSNDGLFATALSGPEAGHLKQFLTVPRGAEACGPFISVDNKTVFVAPQHPGEISGASMEKPASTWPDGDYAKPGIVGVWRLDGRPVGS is encoded by the coding sequence ATGAACGAATCCCGCCGCCGGCTCCCCCTGCTCGGCGGGGACGGCCACAGCGGAGGCAGCCGGTCGTCCATGACCTGTCTTTACCGCTGCGGCAACGCCTGTGACCACCCGGCCCCGAACACGTCGCCCAACGCGTACTTCGGCGACGTCGTGCAGGCCGAGGTCTCCCGGCGCGGCATGCTCAAGGCCGGCTCGGCCGGCGCCATCGCGCTCGGCTTCGCCGGTGCGGTGGCCGGCGCCACCGTCGCCGCGCCGGCGTTCGCCGAGGGCGGCGAGGCGGGTGCGGCCGAGGAGTTCTCCGTGGACGCGCTGACCCGCACCGGGAAGCCGACCGCGCTGACCTTCTCGCCGATCCCCCCGAACACCCTGGACAACCTGGTGGTGCCCAACGGGTACGACCACAACGTGATCATCCGCTGGGGCGACGAGGTCGTGCCCGGCGCGGCCGACTTCAACCCGGCCAAGCAGACCGCGGCCACCCAGGCCAAGCAGTTCGGCTACAACAACGACTTCGTCGCGGTGCTGCCGCTGGGCCGTGGCGGCGACCGCGCCCTGCTGGTCTGCAACCACGAGTACACCAACGAGGAACTGATGTTCCCCGGCTTCACCGGGCTCGACGCGCTCACCGCCGACCAGATCCAGGCCACCATCGCCGCGCATGGCATGTCGGTCGTCGAGCTGGAGCGGGTCGGGCGCACCGGGCAGTGGGTCGTGGTCGGCAAGGGGCGGCGGCCGTACAACCGGCGCATCACCGGCCTGTCCACGGTCTTCGCGATGACCGGCCCCGCGGCGGGTTCGGCGCTGCTGAAGACCGCGGCCGACCCGAGCGGCCGCAAGGTCATCGGCACGTTCAACAACTGCGCCGGCGGCGTCACCCCGTGGGGCACCGTGCTGTCCGGCGAGGAGAACTGGAACCAGTACTTCGTCGGCGGCGACGGCGCGCCCGCGGAGAACAAGGCGTCGCTGAACCGCTACGGCGTCTCCACCACGGCCCGCTACCCCAGCGGCTCGCGCAAGTGGGACCGGGTCGACGCCCGGTTCGACCTGACCGCGACCCCGAACGAGATCCACCGCCACGGCTGGATCGTCGAGGTGGACCCGTTCGACCCGGGCTCGACCCCGCGCAAGCACACCGCGCTGGGCCGGTTCAAGCACGAGGGCGCGAACGTGATCGTGGCCGACAACGGCCACGTCGTGGCCTACATGGGCGACGACGAGCGGCACGACTACATGTACAAGTTCGTGTCGCACAAGAAGTTCACCCGCGGCAACTCGTACTGGGCCCGCAAGCAGAACATGTCCCTGCTGGAGTCCGGCGACCTGTACGTGGCACGGCTCGGCTACACCAGCGCCGCCGAGATCGACGGCACCGGCAAGCTGCCCAGCGACGGCGCGTTCAACGGCACCGGCGTCTGGATCCCGCTGGTCAAGGACAACAAGTCGATGGTGCCGGGCTGGACCGTCGAGCAGATCCTGGTGCACACCCGGCTCGCGGCCGACGTGGTCAACCCGACCAAGATGGACCGCCCCGAGGACGTCGAGCCGAACCCGGTCACCGGCAAGATCTACGCCGCGCTGACCAACAACACGGCCCGCGGCACCACCGGCGGCCGCAACGCGCCGGCCGACGAGGCCAACCCGCGCAACGGCAACAAGCACGGGCACATCTTCGAGATCACCGAGGACGGCGGCAACCACGCGGGCACCACGTTCACCTGGGCGGTCCCGATCGTCTGCGGCGACCCGGCAGACCCGTCGACCTACTTCATGGGGTACGACAAGACCAAGGTCTCGCCGATCTCCTGCCCGGACAACCTGGCATTCGACGGCGCGGGCAACCTGTGGATCTCCACGGACGGCAACGCGCTGCTGTCCAACGACGGCCTCTTCGCGACCGCGCTGAGCGGCCCCGAGGCCGGGCACCTCAAGCAGTTCCTCACCGTGCCCCGCGGGGCCGAGGCCTGCGGCCCGTTCATCAGCGTGGACAACAAGACGGTGTTCGTCGCCCCGCAGCACCCGGGCGAGATCAGCGGCGCGTCCATGGAGAAGCCGGCCAGCACCTGGCCCGACGGCGACTACGCCAAGCCGGGCATCGTCGGCGTGTGGCGGCTCGACGGCCGCCCCGTCGGCAGCTGA